In Salvelinus namaycush isolate Seneca chromosome 20, SaNama_1.0, whole genome shotgun sequence, the following proteins share a genomic window:
- the LOC120065252 gene encoding probable Bax inhibitor 1 isoform X2: MDRVQPSPDKMNMFDRNIHFDSLFKFSQISRSTQLHLKNVYSSLALCMFVAAAGAYVHVITRLFQGGLLTILGSLAMMVWLTMTPHCPQTEKKRLAILSGFAFFTGVGLGPTMDYIISINPSIIVTAFLGTSIIFVCFTLSALYAQRRSFLFLWGTLTSGLSILLLVSFLNMFLGSVMLFKAHIYLGLAIMCGFVLFDTQLIIEKAEMGDKDYIWHSVDLFLDFVTIFRKLMVILAMNEKDNKKKK, encoded by the exons ATGGACAGGGTCCAACCAAGTCCAGACAAGATGAACATGTTTGATCGGAATATACATTTTGATTCCCTTTTTAAATTTTCCCAAAT CTCCCGCTCCACTCAGCTGCACCTGAAGAATGTCTACTCCAGCCTGGCCCTGTGCATGTTTGTGGCTGCAGCTGGAGCCTACGTCCACGTCATCACCAGACTATTCCAG GGTGGGCTGTTGACCATACTGGGTTCCCTGGCCATGATGGTCTGGCTGACGATGACCCCCCACTGCCCTCAGACGGAGAAGAAGAGACTGGCCATCCTCTCTGGGTTTGCCTTTTTCACAG GTGTTGGTTTGGGCCCAACCATGGATTACATAATCTCTATTAACCCTAG CATCATAGTTACAGCCTTCCTGGGGACCTCCATCATCTTTGTGTGCTTCACACTGAGTGCTCTCTACGCCCAGCGTAGgagcttcctcttcctctggg GTACTCTGACGTCCGGATTGTCCATCCTGCTCCTGGTCTCTTTCCTCAACATGTTCCTGGGGTCTGTCATGTTGTTCAAG gCTCACATATACCTTGGCCTGGCCATCATGTGTGGATTTGTGCTGTTTGACACTCAACTCATCATTGAGAAGGCTGAGATGGGAGACAAAGACTACATCTG GCACTCTGTGGATCTGTTCTTGGACTTTGTGACTATCTTCAGGAAGCTAATGGTTATTCTGGCCATGAATGAGAAG GACAACAAGAAGAAGAAGTAA
- the LOC120065252 gene encoding probable Bax inhibitor 1 isoform X1 — MDRVQPSPDKMNMFDRNIHFDSLFKFSQISRSTQLHLKNVYSSLALCMFVAAAGAYVHVITRLFQGGLLTILGSLAMMVWLTMTPHCPQTEKKRLAILSGFAFFTGVGLGPTMDYIISINPSIIVTAFLGTSIIFVCFTLSALYAQRRSFLFLWGTLTSGLSILLLVSFLNMFLGSVMLFKAHIYLGLAIMCGFVLFDTQLIIEKAEMGDKDYIWHSVDLFLDFVTIFRKLMVILAMNEKQDNKKKK, encoded by the exons ATGGACAGGGTCCAACCAAGTCCAGACAAGATGAACATGTTTGATCGGAATATACATTTTGATTCCCTTTTTAAATTTTCCCAAAT CTCCCGCTCCACTCAGCTGCACCTGAAGAATGTCTACTCCAGCCTGGCCCTGTGCATGTTTGTGGCTGCAGCTGGAGCCTACGTCCACGTCATCACCAGACTATTCCAG GGTGGGCTGTTGACCATACTGGGTTCCCTGGCCATGATGGTCTGGCTGACGATGACCCCCCACTGCCCTCAGACGGAGAAGAAGAGACTGGCCATCCTCTCTGGGTTTGCCTTTTTCACAG GTGTTGGTTTGGGCCCAACCATGGATTACATAATCTCTATTAACCCTAG CATCATAGTTACAGCCTTCCTGGGGACCTCCATCATCTTTGTGTGCTTCACACTGAGTGCTCTCTACGCCCAGCGTAGgagcttcctcttcctctggg GTACTCTGACGTCCGGATTGTCCATCCTGCTCCTGGTCTCTTTCCTCAACATGTTCCTGGGGTCTGTCATGTTGTTCAAG gCTCACATATACCTTGGCCTGGCCATCATGTGTGGATTTGTGCTGTTTGACACTCAACTCATCATTGAGAAGGCTGAGATGGGAGACAAAGACTACATCTG GCACTCTGTGGATCTGTTCTTGGACTTTGTGACTATCTTCAGGAAGCTAATGGTTATTCTGGCCATGAATGAGAAG CAGGACAACAAGAAGAAGAAGTAA
- the LOC120064576 gene encoding ly6/PLAUR domain-containing protein 1-like, producing MQCYHCEETLLDNDCSAPKFIVNCTANIQNACQKEVIVGENGVSYRKTCASFSTCLIVSAGYQSFCVPGRVGSVCISCCNTPLCNEPRPPRISLGPTHPPARPTTLLIITVAMGTLP from the exons ATGCAGTGTTACCACTGTGAAGAGACTCTGTTGGACAATGACTGTTCAGCTCCAAAGTTCATTGTCAACTGCACAGCAAACATCCAGAATGCCTGTCAGAAGGAGGTGATTGTGGGTGAAAATG gTGTGTCCTACAGGAAGACCTGTGCCTCTTTCTCCACCTGTCTGATCGTATCAGCAGGGTATCAGTCCTTCTGCGTCCCGGGTCGGGTGGGCTCTGTCTGCATCAGCTGCTGTAACACCCCCCTCTGCAACGAACCCCGCCCCCCCAGGATTTCCCTGGGCCCCACCCATCCTCCCGCTAGACCCACTACCCTCCTCATCATCACTGTTGCCATGGGAACACTTCCCTGA